The DNA region GCATCTCCATCGGCGGGTTCGGCGGCTTCAGCCGCGGCACGGCCCGCACCATGGTGGAGGGCATCGCCTGGGGCACGCGGGTGCGCCGGGACGGGCGCATCGTCGAATTGCCGAGCCCGCCGCGCGCCACCGCGGATTTCGGAGCAGGACCGCGCCGGACCGTCGGGCTCGGCTGGGGCGACGTGTCGAGCGCGTGGTACTCGACCGGCGTGCCGAACATCGACGTCTACTTCGAGGCCTTCCCCGCCATGGCGGCGGCGGCCGGCCTGCCCGCCGGTATCCGGCGCCTCATCGCGGGCGGCACCGCGCAGCGCCTGATCAACCGCGGCATCGACCGACTACCCGCCGGTCCCTCCGCGGCCGCCCGCGAGACGGCCCGCAGCACCTTCCTGGCGGAGGCCTGGGACGGCGCAGGGCGGCGGGCGGCGAGCCGGATGGAGACGCCCGAGGGCTACACGCTCACGGCCGCGACGGCCCTGGAGGTCGCCCGCCGCCTCGCCTCGGGCACGGTGCCGGCGGGCTTCCACACGCCGGCGACGGCGTTCGGGCCAGACTTCATCCTGGAATTCGCGGGCGTGGTGCGAACGGACCTGTGAGACGCGGCCTGCACGGCGGTCGGAATGGCCGTCTTTGCGAGCGCAGCGAAGCAATCCAGGGCTGCGCCACGCTCACCGAAGTTCCGCCTCCCCGGATCGCCTTGCTGCGCTCGCGATGACGGCGGGGCGCGCGCCCCGCTCCCTCACACGGTCGCGCCGATCTGCCAGGGGGCGAATTCCGACGAGCCGAAATCGAACTGCTCGCTCTTCGTCCGCTCGCCGCCGGCGACCCGCAGGATCAGCTCGAAGATCCGGTGGCCGGCCTGCTCCACGCTCTCCGCGCCGTCGAGGATCGTGCCGCAATTGACGTCCATGTCCTCCTCGAGCCGCCGGTACATGGCCGAGTTGGTGGCGATCTTGATCGAGGGCGACGGCTTGCAGCCGAACACGGAGCCGCGGCCGGTGGTGAAGCAGACGAGGTTCGCCCCGCCCGCGACCTGCCCGGTCGCCGAGACCGGGTCGTAGCCGGGCGTGTCCATGAAGACGAAGCCCTTGGCAGTGACGGGATCGGCGTAGCGCAGCACGTCGACCAGGTTGGTGCTGCCGGCCTTCGCCATGGCCCCGAGGGACTTCTCCAGGATCGTGGTCAGGCCGCCGGCCTTGTTGCCCGGCGACGGATTCGCGTCGATCTCCGAGCCCTCCTTGCGGGTGTACTCTTCCCACCAGTGCATCAGGTCGACGAGCCTCTGGCCGACCTCCGGGCTGACGGCGCGGCGGGTGAACAGGTGCTCGGCGCCGTAGGTCTCGGTGGTCTCCGACAGGATCACTGTGCCGCCGTTCCGCACCACGAGGTCGCTGGCGATCCCCAGCGCCGGGTTGGCCGACACGCCCGAATACCCGTCCGAGCCGCCGCACTGCAGGGCGACGATCAGCTCGCTCGCCGGCACCGGCTCGCGATGGACCACGTTCGCCTCGGCCAGGATGCCGGTCACGAACGCGATCCCGGCCTCGACGGTCTTCCGGGTGCCGCCGAGGCTCTGGATGTTCATGCTGCGGATCCGGTCGCCGAGCCCCTGCTCCTCCAGGAAGGCGCCGATCTGGTTCACCTCGCAGCCG from Methylobacterium sp. NMS14P includes:
- a CDS encoding saccharopine dehydrogenase family protein, translated to MTAILIYGATGYTGQLLAAHAVGQGLRPILAGRDPDKLRPLAARLNLEMRAARLDDAAGLQSALAGVAAVIHAAGPFSRTARPMAEACLAAGAHYVDVTGEIAVLEALAAKDAAAKAAGIVLLPAAGFDVVPSDCLAAHVAGRVPGATHLRISIGGFGGFSRGTARTMVEGIAWGTRVRRDGRIVELPSPPRATADFGAGPRRTVGLGWGDVSSAWYSTGVPNIDVYFEAFPAMAAAAGLPAGIRRLIAGGTAQRLINRGIDRLPAGPSAAARETARSTFLAEAWDGAGRRAASRMETPEGYTLTAATALEVARRLASGTVPAGFHTPATAFGPDFILEFAGVVRTDL
- a CDS encoding UxaA family hydrolase, with translation MSTYPVITLRPADGVAVARGAIEPGTPVADGVAAVERIPAGHKVAVRAHRSGEPVTKYGQIIGFAKADIAAGRHVHVHNLGMGEFARDYAFGIDARPTQLVTPPATFQGIRRPDGRVATRNYVGILTSVNCSAHVADLIADAFRRHPILGLDPLAPYPNVDGVVALTHKTGCGMAMGEPLRLLRRTLAGYARHVNFSHIVMIGLGCEVNQIGAFLEEQGLGDRIRSMNIQSLGGTRKTVEAGIAFVTGILAEANVVHREPVPASELIVALQCGGSDGYSGVSANPALGIASDLVVRNGGTVILSETTETYGAEHLFTRRAVSPEVGQRLVDLMHWWEEYTRKEGSEIDANPSPGNKAGGLTTILEKSLGAMAKAGSTNLVDVLRYADPVTAKGFVFMDTPGYDPVSATGQVAGGANLVCFTTGRGSVFGCKPSPSIKIATNSAMYRRLEEDMDVNCGTILDGAESVEQAGHRIFELILRVAGGERTKSEQFDFGSSEFAPWQIGATV